The following are encoded in a window of uncultured Sphaerochaeta sp. genomic DNA:
- a CDS encoding single-stranded DNA-binding protein codes for MQDINALLETALKEAKNLKPGESFLVKDLFKGYLWNRIPRGDRLLLGSLFLSYVSANDCQITVSNKGASGQQRYQKK; via the coding sequence ATGCAAGATATAAATGCCTTATTGGAAACAGCCCTCAAGGAAGCAAAGAACCTGAAGCCAGGAGAGAGCTTCCTGGTGAAGGATTTGTTCAAGGGGTACCTCTGGAACAGGATCCCCCGGGGTGACCGTCTTCTGCTTGGATCTCTATTTCTGAGCTATGTGAGTGCTAATGACTGCCAGATTACGGTCAGCAATAAGGGTGCATCAGGGCAGCAGCGGTATCAGAAGAAATAA